In one window of Haloimpatiens sp. FM7315 DNA:
- the prmA gene encoding 50S ribosomal protein L11 methyltransferase codes for MSNKEWIEVTIITSSEAVEAVTGILYNTGVEGIAIEDSKDVEFKKKHPGDWDYFDEKLLDIKDGAVIKGYFKEDKDFNEHFKYIKSSVENLEKFDIDKGEAIVVSNKVNEEDWENNWKKYYKPTQIGDRIVVKPIWETYNEKQGQLVVELDPGMAFGTGTHETTRMCIKALEKYVKKESVVFDIGTGSGILSIAAAKLEAKKVIGVDLDPIAVDSAKHNVEFNNLNNIEIIHGNLMEVVEGKADIVVANIIADVIMFLTKDVRSFIKENGYFISSGILVERKEEVIKVLKENNFEIVESNVDGEWCCIVAREREN; via the coding sequence ATGTCAAATAAAGAATGGATTGAAGTTACAATTATTACAAGCAGTGAGGCCGTTGAAGCTGTAACTGGTATACTATACAATACCGGAGTAGAAGGTATTGCAATTGAGGACTCTAAGGATGTGGAGTTTAAGAAAAAGCATCCAGGAGACTGGGATTATTTTGACGAAAAACTTTTAGATATTAAAGATGGTGCTGTAATTAAAGGTTATTTTAAGGAAGATAAAGATTTTAATGAGCACTTTAAGTACATAAAAAGTTCTGTAGAAAATCTTGAAAAGTTTGATATAGATAAGGGCGAAGCTATTGTAGTTTCAAATAAAGTAAATGAAGAAGATTGGGAGAACAATTGGAAAAAATACTATAAGCCAACTCAAATAGGAGATAGAATAGTAGTTAAGCCAATATGGGAAACTTATAATGAAAAACAAGGCCAGTTAGTGGTTGAACTAGACCCAGGAATGGCTTTTGGAACTGGAACTCATGAAACTACAAGAATGTGTATAAAGGCACTAGAAAAATATGTTAAAAAAGAATCTGTAGTTTTTGATATAGGAACTGGTTCAGGGATTCTTTCTATAGCAGCGGCTAAACTAGAGGCTAAAAAAGTTATAGGAGTGGACTTAGACCCTATAGCTGTGGATTCAGCAAAGCATAATGTAGAATTCAACAATCTTAACAACATAGAGATAATCCATGGAAATTTAATGGAAGTAGTAGAGGGAAAAGCGGATATAGTAGTTGCAAATATAATTGCAGATGTAATAATGTTTTTAACTAAGGATGTAAGAAGTTTTATAAAAGAAAATGGATATTTTATATCTTCAGGAATATTAGTTGAGAGAAAAGAAGAAGTAATTAAAGTTTTAAAAGAAAATAATTTTGAAATAGTTGAATCTAATGTAGATGGAGAATGGTGTTGCATAGTTGCAAGGGAAAGGGAGAATTAA
- the dnaK gene encoding molecular chaperone DnaK, whose protein sequence is MGKIIGIDLGTTNSCVAVMEGGDPVVIPNAEGARTTPSVVSFQKDGSRLVGQVAKRQSITNPDKTIISIKRHMGTDHRIDIDDKKFSPEEISAIVLQKLKADAESYLGEKVTQAVITVPAYFNDSQRQATKNAGKIAGLEVLRIINEPTAASLAYGLDKMDTNQKIFVYDLGGGTFDVSILELGDGVFEVKATNGNTKLGGDDFDNKIMDFIAESFKAENGIDLRQDKMALQRLKEASEKAKIELSSSMQTNINLPFITADATGPKHIDMNLTRAKFNELTAGLVQDTIEPMRKALQDSGLSINEIDKVVLVGGSTRIPAVQEAVKNFTGKEPTKGVNPDECVAMGAAIQAGVLSGDVKDVLLLDVTPLTLGIETLGGVATPLIDRNTTIPARKSQVFSTAADGQTSVEIHIVQGERQMAADNKTLGTFQLSGIPAAPRGIPQIEVTFDIDANGILNVSAKDKGTGKEAKITITASTNLSKDEVDNAMKEAEQNAEADKKKKELIEAKNNAEQVAYQTESALKELGDKVSAEEKSDIEAKIEALKKLKDTEDVEGMKKAQEELTKAFYAISSKLYQQANPQGAEGANGANPNMGGNAGAGANSAPHDDNVVDADYKVEDDK, encoded by the coding sequence ATGGGAAAAATAATAGGTATTGATTTAGGTACAACAAATTCTTGTGTAGCAGTTATGGAAGGTGGAGATCCAGTAGTTATTCCAAATGCAGAAGGAGCTAGAACTACACCATCAGTTGTTTCATTCCAAAAAGATGGAAGTAGATTAGTAGGACAGGTAGCAAAAAGACAGTCTATAACAAATCCTGATAAGACTATAATTTCTATAAAAAGACATATGGGAACTGACCATAGAATAGATATTGATGATAAAAAATTCTCTCCAGAAGAAATATCAGCTATAGTGCTTCAAAAATTAAAAGCTGATGCTGAATCTTATCTTGGTGAGAAAGTAACTCAAGCAGTTATAACTGTACCTGCATATTTCAATGACAGTCAAAGACAGGCAACAAAAAATGCTGGTAAAATAGCTGGTCTTGAAGTTCTAAGAATTATAAACGAGCCAACAGCTGCATCTTTAGCTTATGGTCTTGATAAAATGGATACAAATCAAAAAATATTTGTTTATGACTTAGGTGGAGGTACCTTCGATGTATCAATACTTGAACTTGGAGATGGAGTTTTCGAAGTTAAAGCTACTAATGGTAATACTAAACTTGGTGGAGATGACTTTGATAACAAAATAATGGACTTTATAGCAGAAAGCTTTAAAGCAGAAAATGGAATTGATTTAAGACAAGATAAGATGGCTTTACAAAGATTAAAAGAAGCTTCAGAGAAAGCAAAAATTGAACTTTCTTCATCTATGCAAACTAATATTAATTTACCATTTATAACTGCAGATGCAACAGGTCCAAAACATATAGATATGAATTTAACAAGAGCTAAATTTAACGAATTAACAGCTGGTTTAGTACAAGATACAATTGAACCTATGAGAAAAGCTCTTCAAGATTCAGGACTTTCTATAAATGAAATAGATAAAGTTGTTTTAGTTGGAGGATCTACTAGAATACCAGCAGTTCAAGAAGCAGTTAAAAACTTTACTGGAAAAGAGCCAACAAAGGGAGTAAATCCTGATGAATGTGTTGCTATGGGAGCTGCAATTCAAGCAGGTGTTCTATCAGGAGATGTTAAGGATGTATTACTTTTAGATGTAACTCCTTTAACTCTTGGAATTGAAACATTAGGTGGAGTTGCAACTCCATTAATAGATAGAAATACAACAATACCAGCAAGAAAGAGCCAAGTGTTCTCAACTGCTGCAGATGGTCAGACTTCAGTTGAAATTCACATAGTTCAAGGTGAAAGACAAATGGCAGCTGACAATAAAACTTTAGGAACATTCCAGCTTTCAGGAATACCAGCAGCTCCAAGAGGAATTCCTCAAATAGAAGTAACTTTTGATATAGATGCTAATGGTATATTGAATGTTTCTGCTAAAGATAAAGGAACAGGTAAAGAAGCTAAGATAACAATAACAGCTTCAACTAATTTATCTAAAGATGAAGTTGATAATGCAATGAAAGAAGCAGAACAAAATGCAGAAGCTGATAAAAAGAAAAAAGAATTAATAGAAGCTAAAAACAATGCAGAACAAGTTGCATATCAAACAGAAAGTGCCTTAAAAGAACTTGGAGATAAAGTTTCAGCTGAAGAAAAATCTGATATTGAAGCAAAAATAGAGGCATTAAAGAAACTTAAAGATACAGAAGATGTTGAGGGAATGAAAAAAGCACAAGAAGAATTAACTAAAGCTTTCTATGCAATATCTTCAAAATTATATCAGCAGGCAAACCCACAAGGAGCTGAAGGAGCAAATGGAGCAAATCCAAATATGGGTGGAAATGCTGGAGCTGGAGCAAATAGTGCACCTCATGATGACAATGTAGTTGATGCAGATTATAAAGTAGAAGATGATAAATAA
- the hrcA gene encoding heat-inducible transcriptional repressor HrcA has translation MDIGERKIKILRAIIHDYINTGEPIGSRTIAKKYDLGVSSATIRNEMSDLEDMGYLEQLHSSSGRKPSDKGYRLYVDKFMEIPKISPEEELRIKKSIMDLAVFEVDRMMQEVIELLSTLTKLTCVVKAPSLRLSYIKYVQFTSIDNVSVLVTIVMDTGVVKNTLAKFNTAVEEELIVKFNNYINEKLRYKTVDEFLNKIFYEIMDEFIRVHENLKTIMKVLLEAFKEIDEVKLYLGGTTNIFNYQEYNDIGNARKFLSLLDDKDKITDLLNNSTDKDKVSIKIGNENFIEGTQECSVISAVYNMNGRPLGSIGIIGPTRIHYPKIVSILSEVVKILNENSSDNLKK, from the coding sequence GTGGATATAGGTGAAAGAAAAATTAAAATACTTCGTGCTATAATTCATGATTATATAAATACAGGGGAACCAATTGGCTCAAGAACCATAGCTAAAAAGTATGATTTAGGGGTTAGCTCAGCTACTATAAGAAATGAAATGTCTGATTTAGAAGACATGGGATACTTAGAGCAGCTTCATAGTTCCTCTGGAAGAAAACCTTCAGACAAAGGTTATAGATTGTATGTAGATAAATTTATGGAAATACCAAAGATATCACCTGAAGAAGAATTACGCATTAAAAAGTCAATTATGGATCTGGCAGTATTTGAAGTGGATAGGATGATGCAAGAAGTTATTGAGCTTTTGTCCACTTTAACAAAGCTTACTTGTGTAGTTAAAGCACCCTCTTTAAGACTTAGCTATATTAAATACGTACAGTTTACATCCATAGACAATGTAAGTGTACTTGTAACTATTGTGATGGATACTGGGGTTGTTAAAAATACTTTAGCTAAATTTAATACCGCAGTGGAAGAAGAACTTATAGTAAAATTTAATAATTACATAAATGAAAAGCTTAGATATAAAACTGTAGATGAATTTTTAAATAAGATATTTTACGAGATTATGGATGAATTCATAAGAGTACATGAAAATTTAAAAACAATTATGAAGGTGCTTTTAGAGGCTTTCAAAGAAATAGATGAAGTTAAGCTTTATCTTGGAGGAACTACTAACATATTTAACTATCAAGAATATAATGATATAGGAAATGCTAGAAAGTTTCTGTCACTTTTAGATGACAAAGATAAAATAACAGATCTTTTAAATAACTCTACGGACAAAGATAAAGTGTCTATAAAAATAGGTAATGAAAACTTTATAGAGGGAACTCAAGAGTGTAGTGTAATTTCAGCTGTTTACAATATGAATGGTAGACCTCTTGGTTCTATTGGAATAATAGGACCTACTAGAATACATTATCCTAAAATTGTCTCTATTTTAAGTGAAGTTGTTAAGATATTGAATGAAAATTCTTCAGATAATCTTAAAAAGTAA
- the hemW gene encoding radical SAM family heme chaperone HemW, whose amino-acid sequence MEEAVALYIHIPFCKQKCFYCDFPSFSGKESLMIDYAKALSFEISQVKNRVKTIFIGGGTPTYLSLDGWNIIKKALDKLNKMENLEFTIEGNPGSFTEDKLKFFKDMGVNRLSIGVQAMQDDILRSLGRIHTVEDFKNSFNMARNIGFDNINLDIMFGVPNQSLKDYENTLKEAVKMNPEHISCYSLIIEEGTKFCNNLKNLSLPSEEEERLMYETTIKILKNSGYEQYEISNYSKVNKECRHNLVYWSLEDYIGCGSSAHSYVKGSRYRNEIDINEYILKIKEKGNAKVEEKINTRKNNMEEFMFLGLRKNKGISKEDFYRKFKLDIYSVYGNTIEKYKKLNFIVDKGDNIYLTQSGLQVSNNIMSDFLLD is encoded by the coding sequence ATGGAAGAAGCAGTGGCTTTATATATTCACATTCCTTTTTGTAAGCAAAAGTGTTTTTACTGTGATTTTCCTTCCTTTAGTGGTAAAGAATCTCTTATGATTGATTATGCAAAGGCTTTAAGTTTTGAAATAAGTCAAGTTAAAAATAGAGTAAAGACTATATTTATAGGTGGGGGAACTCCCACCTATTTGTCTTTAGATGGGTGGAATATAATTAAGAAAGCCTTAGACAAATTAAATAAGATGGAAAACTTAGAATTTACCATTGAAGGAAATCCAGGTAGTTTTACCGAGGATAAATTAAAATTTTTCAAGGATATGGGTGTTAATAGGCTTAGCATTGGAGTTCAAGCTATGCAAGATGATATTTTAAGGTCTTTAGGAAGGATTCACACTGTAGAAGACTTTAAAAATAGCTTTAATATGGCAAGAAATATTGGATTTGATAATATTAATTTAGATATTATGTTTGGAGTGCCTAATCAGAGTTTAAAGGACTATGAAAATACCTTGAAAGAGGCAGTAAAGATGAATCCAGAACATATTTCTTGTTATAGCCTTATTATAGAAGAAGGGACGAAATTTTGTAATAATTTAAAGAATTTATCTCTTCCTTCAGAAGAGGAAGAAAGACTTATGTATGAAACAACAATTAAAATTTTAAAAAATAGTGGATATGAACAATATGAAATATCTAATTATTCAAAAGTTAATAAAGAGTGCAGACATAATTTAGTGTACTGGAGTTTAGAAGATTATATAGGCTGTGGTTCAAGTGCACATTCTTATGTAAAAGGTAGTAGATATAGAAATGAAATAGATATTAATGAATATATTTTAAAAATTAAGGAAAAAGGAAATGCCAAAGTGGAAGAAAAGATTAATACACGAAAAAATAATATGGAAGAATTTATGTTTCTAGGACTTAGAAAAAATAAGGGCATATCAAAAGAAGATTTTTATAGAAAGTTTAAATTAGATATTTATAGTGTCTATGGGAATACTATAGAAAAATATAAAAAACTAAATTTTATAGTAGACAAGGGCGATAATATTTATTTAACTCAAAGTGGGCTTCAGGTGTCAAATAATATAATGAGTGATTTTTTATTAGATTAA
- the lepA gene encoding translation elongation factor 4, giving the protein MKSERQKHIRNFSIVAHIDHGKSTLADRLIEKTGTLTEREMDEQVLDTMELEKERGITIKSQAVRLIYKRKNGEEYILNLIDTPGHVDFNYEVSRSLAACEGAILVVDATQGIQAQTLANCYLAVDHNLEVVPVLNKADLPSARPSEVKEEIEDIIGIEAKDAPVVSAKTGLNVEEVLEAIVEKIPYPEGDQDEPLKALVFDSYYDSYKGVMCFIRVKDGIVKPGTKIRFMATGKDYEVTEVGVFTPGFYPIKELRAGDVGYVTGSIKNVRDARVGDTITEALRPTKEALPGYRPAVPMVYSGIYPVDGAKYEELKEALEKLQINDAALLFEPETSIALGFGFRCGFLGLLHMEIIQERIEREFDLDIITTAPSVIYKVFKTDGVEMDITNPTNLPEPSEIKYMEEPIVKVSIITPSDFVGSIMELCQDRRGIFIDMEYIETTRVVLRYELPLNEIIYDFFDALKSRTKGYASLDYELAGYKETELVKLDILLNGDIVDALSMIVPKERAYHRGRNTAEKLKEIIPRQLFEIPIQAAVGAKIIARETVKALRKDVLAKCYGGDISRKRKLLEKQKKGKKRMRQVGSVEIPQEAFMSILKVD; this is encoded by the coding sequence ATGAAAAGTGAAAGACAAAAGCACATAAGAAACTTTTCAATAGTAGCTCATATAGATCACGGCAAGTCTACTCTTGCAGATAGATTGATAGAAAAAACAGGAACATTAACCGAAAGAGAAATGGATGAACAGGTACTAGATACCATGGAACTTGAAAAAGAGAGAGGAATAACTATAAAATCTCAAGCAGTAAGACTTATATATAAAAGGAAAAATGGGGAAGAGTATATATTAAATTTAATTGATACTCCTGGGCATGTAGATTTTAATTACGAAGTTTCAAGAAGTTTAGCTGCCTGCGAAGGTGCTATACTTGTAGTAGACGCAACTCAAGGAATACAGGCTCAAACTTTAGCAAATTGCTACTTAGCAGTTGACCACAACTTAGAGGTAGTTCCAGTTTTAAATAAGGCGGATTTACCTAGTGCAAGACCTTCAGAAGTTAAGGAGGAAATTGAGGATATAATAGGTATAGAGGCTAAAGATGCTCCTGTTGTGTCTGCAAAGACTGGCTTAAATGTTGAGGAGGTTTTAGAGGCAATAGTTGAAAAAATCCCATATCCAGAGGGAGATCAAGATGAGCCTTTAAAGGCCTTGGTTTTTGACTCTTATTACGATAGTTATAAAGGCGTAATGTGTTTTATTAGGGTTAAAGATGGTATTGTAAAACCTGGAACAAAAATAAGGTTTATGGCAACAGGTAAAGATTATGAGGTAACAGAAGTTGGAGTATTCACTCCAGGGTTTTATCCAATAAAAGAACTAAGAGCAGGAGATGTTGGATACGTAACAGGTTCAATTAAAAATGTAAGGGATGCTAGAGTTGGAGATACCATAACAGAAGCTTTAAGACCTACAAAAGAAGCTCTTCCAGGATATAGGCCTGCTGTTCCTATGGTATACAGTGGTATTTATCCTGTAGATGGAGCTAAATATGAGGAATTAAAGGAAGCCCTTGAAAAACTTCAAATAAATGATGCTGCACTTTTATTTGAACCGGAAACTTCTATAGCCTTGGGCTTTGGGTTTAGATGTGGATTTTTAGGACTTTTGCATATGGAAATTATACAAGAGAGAATAGAAAGAGAATTTGATTTAGACATTATAACAACTGCACCTTCTGTTATATATAAAGTTTTTAAAACTGATGGTGTTGAAATGGATATAACAAATCCTACAAATTTACCAGAACCCTCAGAGATAAAATATATGGAGGAACCTATAGTAAAGGTTTCTATAATAACTCCTTCTGATTTTGTAGGGTCCATAATGGAACTATGCCAAGACAGAAGAGGGATTTTTATTGACATGGAATACATAGAAACTACAAGAGTTGTACTTCGTTATGAATTGCCATTGAACGAAATAATATATGATTTCTTTGATGCTTTAAAATCAAGAACTAAAGGTTATGCTTCTTTAGATTACGAACTTGCAGGTTATAAAGAAACTGAACTTGTGAAACTTGATATTTTACTAAATGGAGACATTGTTGATGCTCTTTCTATGATAGTTCCAAAAGAAAGGGCCTACCATAGAGGTAGAAATACAGCAGAAAAACTTAAGGAAATTATACCAAGGCAGCTATTTGAAATTCCAATACAAGCTGCAGTTGGTGCAAAAATAATAGCAAGAGAGACAGTTAAAGCTCTACGAAAAGACGTACTTGCAAAATGTTATGGCGGAGACATTTCAAGAAAAAGAAAACTTCTTGAAAAGCAAAAGAAAGGTAAAAAGAGGATGAGACAAGTTGGTTCTGTTGAAATTCCTCAAGAGGCTTTTATGTCAATATTAAAAGTAGATTAA
- a CDS encoding stage II sporulation protein P, translated as MRKIDLMFNKKFKYIMCILCMVVFLISSVMTPRWVKAYSAKDEKVKSGFYIRLLNFTLPTLQVINEGPNNCDYKEKGIFSKSSIKEEFSKFVLNKEISIIENNEKGDNNQKDSSEKEDTKDKDIYNNDAEVVVNPFELKDDEIIENDMSKENTISKVYDPKLKKKLDINKPEILIYHTHTCESYKPGKASCTDQSVNVCAAGEVLANELMNNYGISVIHDKTVHPYLTCYKESGKTVDKYLKKYGKFKLIIDLHRDSISDRKSVVTKVNGEEVARYMFVLERNNSNYKSNLKLANELVKISDKLYPNLIRKRKIYEYGGGVGHFNQNKSPNSALIELGSYVNTTEEAKKTAKCIARIIAENINKK; from the coding sequence ATGAGAAAGATTGATTTAATGTTTAATAAAAAATTTAAGTACATAATGTGTATTTTGTGTATGGTGGTGTTTTTGATAAGCTCTGTTATGACTCCTAGATGGGTGAAGGCATACTCTGCAAAGGATGAAAAAGTAAAGTCTGGTTTTTATATAAGATTATTGAATTTTACTTTGCCAACACTACAAGTAATTAACGAAGGACCTAATAATTGTGATTATAAAGAAAAAGGTATTTTTTCAAAATCTAGTATAAAAGAGGAGTTTTCAAAATTTGTTTTAAATAAAGAGATTTCTATAATTGAAAACAATGAAAAAGGTGATAATAATCAAAAGGATTCTTCAGAAAAGGAGGATACAAAGGACAAGGATATATATAACAATGATGCAGAAGTTGTAGTAAATCCCTTTGAACTTAAAGATGATGAAATTATAGAAAATGATATGAGTAAAGAAAATACCATATCAAAGGTTTATGATCCAAAGCTTAAGAAAAAATTAGATATTAATAAGCCAGAAATTTTAATATATCATACTCATACCTGTGAAAGCTATAAACCAGGTAAGGCTAGTTGCACTGATCAAAGCGTTAACGTTTGTGCAGCTGGGGAAGTTCTTGCAAATGAGCTTATGAACAATTATGGTATATCGGTAATACATGATAAAACAGTTCATCCTTATCTTACTTGTTATAAAGAATCCGGTAAAACAGTTGATAAATACTTAAAAAAATATGGAAAATTTAAGCTTATTATAGATCTACACAGAGATTCCATAAGTGACAGAAAATCTGTAGTTACCAAAGTAAATGGAGAAGAGGTAGCTAGATATATGTTTGTTTTAGAGAGAAATAACTCTAATTATAAAAGCAATTTAAAGTTAGCAAATGAGCTAGTTAAAATATCTGATAAGCTATATCCTAATTTAATTAGAAAACGTAAAATATATGAGTATGGAGGAGGTGTTGGGCATTTTAATCAAAATAAAAGCCCAAATAGTGCTTTGATCGAACTTGGTTCTTATGTAAATACAACGGAAGAAGCAAAGAAAACTGCAAAATGTATAGCAAGAATTATTGCGGAGAATATAAATAAAAAATAA
- the gpr gene encoding GPR endopeptidase → MFSIRTDLALESRELYKEKNGNKEMPGIEVNEYSKDDIRVTNVDIINEEGEKAMGKPIGKYITIDMPKFAHYDSGIKDSVSKVLAKELSALINLDDNMTAMVVGLGNKSVTPDALGPKVVSQLMITRHLKELVPNEIDEGVRPVCALAPGVLGTTGIETSEIVKSVVQKIKPNLVICIDALASRKMQRVNSTIQISSTGISPGSGVGNRRAELSEKTLNVPVIAVGVPTVVDAATVTNDTIDLVIDALIKQSETGSKFYNMLKDLDKNEKFRLIQEVLEPYSENLMVTPKEVDMIIDSITKIIANGINIALQPALELEDINKYLN, encoded by the coding sequence ATGTTTAGTATAAGGACAGATTTAGCACTTGAATCTAGAGAACTTTACAAAGAAAAAAATGGCAATAAAGAAATGCCTGGAATTGAAGTAAATGAGTACAGCAAAGATGACATAAGAGTTACTAATGTAGATATAATAAATGAAGAAGGGGAAAAAGCTATGGGTAAACCTATTGGAAAGTATATAACCATAGATATGCCAAAGTTTGCTCATTATGATTCGGGGATAAAAGATTCTGTAAGCAAGGTACTTGCAAAAGAGCTTTCAGCATTGATTAATTTAGATGATAATATGACAGCTATGGTAGTAGGGCTTGGAAATAAAAGCGTAACTCCAGATGCTTTAGGACCTAAAGTTGTGTCACAGCTTATGATAACAAGGCATTTAAAAGAGCTTGTTCCAAATGAAATCGATGAAGGGGTAAGACCTGTATGTGCTTTGGCACCAGGGGTTTTAGGTACTACTGGCATTGAAACAAGTGAGATAGTTAAATCCGTAGTTCAAAAGATTAAGCCAAATTTGGTAATATGTATAGATGCACTTGCGTCTAGAAAAATGCAAAGGGTTAATAGCACTATTCAAATAAGCAGTACGGGAATATCTCCAGGATCAGGAGTTGGAAATAGAAGAGCGGAGTTAAGTGAAAAAACTTTAAATGTTCCAGTGATTGCAGTTGGTGTTCCAACAGTAGTAGATGCGGCTACAGTTACCAATGACACCATTGACTTAGTAATTGATGCTTTAATAAAACAATCAGAAACAGGAAGCAAATTTTATAACATGCTTAAAGATTTGGATAAAAATGAAAAGTTTAGACTTATCCAAGAAGTACTAGAGCCTTATTCTGAAAACTTAATGGTAACACCTAAAGAAGTTGACATGATTATTGATTCAATAACAAAAATAATTGCAAATGGCATAAACATAGCCCTTCAACCTGCACTTGAACTAGAAGATATTAATAAGTATCTAAATTAG
- the rpsT gene encoding 30S ribosomal protein S20, with translation MANIKSAQKRIKVIETKTLRNKMVKSALKTQIKKLETAIAEKNLEAAKVEFTATAKALDMAASKGILHKNKAARKKSRLAARLKGLSA, from the coding sequence ATGGCAAATATTAAGTCAGCTCAAAAAAGAATAAAAGTTATCGAAACTAAAACTCTTAGAAACAAGATGGTAAAGTCTGCTTTAAAAACTCAAATAAAAAAACTTGAGACTGCTATAGCAGAAAAAAATCTTGAAGCAGCTAAAGTTGAATTTACAGCTACAGCTAAAGCTTTGGATATGGCTGCATCTAAAGGAATTCTTCATAAAAATAAAGCTGCAAGAAAAAAATCTAGATTAGCAGCAAGATTAAAAGGATTATCTGCTTAA
- the holA gene encoding DNA polymerase III subunit delta: MNIRYVDLEKQLKEGKLNSVYLFCGIDIKLIKDIVDKIKSLVLKDNFMEFNYIKMEGNKIESADTIINACETLPFMSERKIVEVYNFDFLKKEKEKSEDKIFKSKLKDYLKNIPPHSILIMYYIFDNSREKPSNYFNKLSSIKEVCACKVDKLRGLELQKRVKVFFDKRDKKIERSDLSYFCSIVDNNMNVIENEVDKLCAFTEGRDIQKRTLKI; the protein is encoded by the coding sequence ATGAATATTAGGTATGTTGATTTAGAAAAGCAGCTTAAAGAAGGAAAATTAAATAGTGTATATTTGTTTTGCGGTATAGATATTAAGCTAATAAAAGATATAGTGGATAAAATAAAATCATTGGTTTTAAAAGATAATTTTATGGAATTTAATTACATAAAAATGGAAGGAAATAAAATAGAATCCGCAGATACAATAATTAATGCCTGTGAAACTTTACCTTTTATGAGTGAAAGAAAAATTGTTGAGGTGTATAATTTTGATTTTTTAAAGAAAGAAAAAGAAAAATCAGAGGACAAAATATTTAAAAGTAAACTTAAGGATTACCTAAAAAATATTCCTCCACATTCAATACTTATAATGTATTATATTTTTGATAATTCAAGGGAGAAGCCTTCAAATTATTTTAATAAACTATCCTCAATTAAAGAAGTATGTGCTTGCAAAGTAGATAAATTAAGAGGATTGGAGCTTCAAAAAAGGGTTAAAGTATTTTTTGATAAAAGAGATAAGAAAATTGAAAGAAGTGATTTAAGTTATTTTTGTTCTATAGTAGATAACAATATGAATGTAATTGAAAATGAAGTAGATAAGCTTTGTGCTTTTACAGAGGGAAGGGACATTCAAAAAAGGACATTGAAGATATAA